The nucleotide window GCACCATCTACACGATCTGCTGCACAAGCACGGCCCGGCGCAAAGCGTCGCGCATCGCGTCTTTCGCTGGATGATGGATACGATCGAATATCATCCCGGCGGGCGGGAGCCGAAGCGCATCATCTGCTTCAGCCCGCATCCAGACGACGACGTAATCAGCATGGGCGGGGCCTTGATCCGGCTGGTGGAAGACCGCCACGAGATGCACGTGGCCTACATGACCAGCGGCAACATTGCCGTCTTCGATCACGATGCCCAGCGCGTGGCCGACCTGGTCACCGAGTTCAACCGGCTGTTCCAAATCGACCAAGACAAAAGCCGGGAGCTGGAGGCGCAGGTCGACGGCGCGCTCAAGAACAAGAAACCGGGCGAGCCCGACAGCGAGGGCGTGCTGCGCATCAAGGCGCTGATTCGCTGGAGCGAGGCCAAGGCCGGGGCGATGGTCTGCGGCTGCCGCGAAGAGCACCTGCATTTTCTGGATCTGCCGTTTTATCGTACCGGCACGATCGCCAAGAACCCGATGGGCGCCGACGACGTGCGGATCATTCGCGAGCTGCTCGAGCAGGTGGATCCGCAACAGGTGTACATCGCCGGCGATCTGTCCGATCCGCACGGCACGCACCGCGTGTGTGCTGAGGCGATTTTCCACGCGCTGGCTGAGTTCGAGCAGGCCAAGGGCCGCAGGCCCGAGGCGCTGCTCTATCGTGGGGCCTGGCAGGAATGGGCCCCGCACGAGATCGAGCTGGCCGTGCCTTTGAGCCCGCGCGACTTGGAGTTGAAAAAGGCCGCGATCTTCATGCACGAATCGCAAAAGGATCGGGCCTTGTTCCCCGGCTCCGACCAGCGCGAATTCTGGCAGCGCGCCCAGGACCGCAATCGCAACACGGCCGACGTCTACAACCAGTTCGGCCTGCCCGAGTATTTTGCGATCGAAGGCTTCGTCCGCTGGAACGGCGAGCCGATCTAGGGCCGGCTACATTACAAGTCGCGCCGCCGCGAGCGAATCTCCCCGCCGTCCGCTTAAGGCTCAGCCATCACTCGCCCGGCTCCTATCGATCGATGGATGCCCTTGGGCTGACAAACTCCTGCAGTAAAGACGCTGTGGCAAGAATGAAGATTGCATCCAACGGCAGGCGAAAGCGGGGATCGGCGTTGGTCAGCAGAAACGGCAGGCAGTACAGCACGACAATGATCATCGACCAACGTTCCAGCGGTTTTCTTTTCCAGATGCACAACAATAGGTGCATCACCCAAACGGGCCCGATCCAAGCCATCAATGTCTGTAAGCTGCCGCTCAGCAGTCGATAGGGTAGCGCCTTCTGGCCGACCAGGCGGTAGTCCGGTCGGAACAAGGTCCAGAACTTGACCAGGACCAGCTTTGCAACCTCACCGGGATGGCTAGCCGCATAATCTCGCGCCAGGCGGTAGAAGACCGGTTTCCAGTCCCGGCCTTGAAAATCGTGTAAATCGGCCGCCTCGCAAGCGAGGTCTTGATGTTTTAG belongs to Pirellulales bacterium and includes:
- a CDS encoding PIG-L family deacetylase, which translates into the protein HHLHDLLHKHGPAQSVAHRVFRWMMDTIEYHPGGREPKRIICFSPHPDDDVISMGGALIRLVEDRHEMHVAYMTSGNIAVFDHDAQRVADLVTEFNRLFQIDQDKSRELEAQVDGALKNKKPGEPDSEGVLRIKALIRWSEAKAGAMVCGCREEHLHFLDLPFYRTGTIAKNPMGADDVRIIRELLEQVDPQQVYIAGDLSDPHGTHRVCAEAIFHALAEFEQAKGRRPEALLYRGAWQEWAPHEIELAVPLSPRDLELKKAAIFMHESQKDRALFPGSDQREFWQRAQDRNRNTADVYNQFGLPEYFAIEGFVRWNGEPI